The following are from one region of the Streptomyces rubrogriseus genome:
- a CDS encoding LysR family transcriptional regulator has product MIDLRRLHVLRAVSHYGTVTAAARALHFTTSAASQQIRQLARDLGVDLLEPQGRGVRLTAAAESLLEHADAIEARWDEAEQDLRAGEGAPAGPLRVTGFPVAVSVLLAPMAARLRERHPRLSVRIREVEVAESFDLLFEGESDLAVVEATPVSPPSADTRFEQRPLLDEPFDLVVPLDHPLAGRAEADLADVAHEPWIAPLPQSPCRTHMVAACGAAGFTPDVVHLAVDWNVTAHLVAHGLGVALVPRLARLTPELPIVRVPCAGRPHRKLLTCTRGGGHRRAAVAAALEELRTLAAAAVDRHTA; this is encoded by the coding sequence ATGATTGATCTGCGCAGGCTGCACGTGCTTCGGGCCGTCTCCCACTACGGCACCGTCACCGCGGCGGCCCGCGCCCTGCATTTCACCACCTCGGCCGCCTCCCAGCAGATCCGGCAGCTCGCCCGGGACCTGGGCGTCGACCTGCTGGAGCCGCAGGGGCGCGGGGTGCGGCTCACCGCCGCCGCGGAGAGCCTGCTGGAACACGCCGACGCGATCGAGGCCCGCTGGGACGAGGCCGAACAGGATCTGCGGGCCGGGGAGGGGGCCCCGGCCGGACCGCTGCGGGTGACGGGGTTCCCGGTGGCCGTCTCCGTCCTGCTGGCCCCGATGGCGGCCCGGCTGCGCGAGCGGCACCCCCGGCTGTCGGTGCGGATCCGGGAGGTCGAGGTGGCGGAGAGCTTCGACCTGCTCTTCGAGGGGGAGAGCGATCTGGCGGTGGTGGAGGCGACTCCGGTCAGCCCGCCTTCGGCCGACACGCGCTTCGAACAGCGGCCGCTCCTGGACGAGCCGTTCGACCTGGTCGTCCCCCTGGACCATCCGCTGGCCGGACGGGCGGAGGCCGACCTCGCCGACGTGGCCCACGAGCCCTGGATCGCGCCGCTGCCGCAGAGTCCCTGCCGGACGCACATGGTGGCGGCCTGCGGTGCCGCCGGGTTCACCCCCGACGTGGTCCATCTCGCGGTGGACTGGAACGTCACGGCCCACCTGGTCGCGCACGGGCTCGGCGTCGCGCTGGTGCCCCGGCTCGCCCGGCTCACCCCCGAGCTGCCGATCGTCCGCGTGCCCTGCGCCGGCCGGCCGCACCGCAAACTGCTGACCTGCACGCGCGGCGGTGGGCACCGTCGCGCGGCGGTCGCGGCGGCGCTGGAGGAGCTGCGCACGCTGGCCGCCGCCGCGGTGGACCGGCACACGGCGTGA
- a CDS encoding NAD(P)H-dependent oxidoreductase — MSVRILALVGSLRAGSHNRQLAEAAVRFAPEGAEVQLFEGLAEIPFYNEDIDVEGSVPAAAAKLREAAQGAQAFLLFSPEYNGTIPAVLKNAIDWLSRPYGAGAFTGKPVAVVGTAFGQYGGVWAQDEARKAVGIAGGKVIEDIKLSIPGSVTRFAETHPADDAEVAAQLTEVVARLHGHADEAIAA, encoded by the coding sequence ATGTCTGTCCGCATCCTTGCGCTCGTCGGCAGCCTTCGCGCCGGTTCGCACAACCGCCAGCTCGCCGAGGCGGCCGTCAGGTTCGCACCGGAGGGCGCCGAGGTGCAGCTGTTCGAGGGGCTCGCCGAGATCCCCTTCTACAACGAGGACATCGACGTCGAGGGCAGCGTCCCGGCCGCCGCCGCGAAGCTGCGCGAGGCCGCCCAGGGCGCGCAGGCCTTCCTGCTCTTCTCGCCCGAGTACAACGGCACCATCCCGGCCGTCCTGAAGAACGCCATCGACTGGCTGTCCCGCCCGTACGGCGCCGGCGCCTTCACCGGCAAGCCCGTCGCCGTGGTCGGCACCGCCTTCGGCCAGTACGGCGGCGTGTGGGCGCAGGACGAGGCCCGCAAGGCCGTGGGCATCGCCGGCGGCAAGGTGATCGAGGACATCAAGCTGTCCATCCCCGGCTCGGTGACCCGCTTCGCCGAGACCCACCCGGCCGACGACGCCGAGGTGGCCGCCCAGCTGACCGAGGTCGTGGCCCGGCTGCACGGCCACGCGGACGAGGCCATCGCCGCCTGA
- a CDS encoding TetR/AcrR family transcriptional regulator, producing the protein MSAAPPPFPQPQENAGPPELLQLGTGTAEDEPCLRADAARNRARLLEAAERLVAEHGAGALTMEAVAAAACVGKGTVFRRFGDRTGLLAALLDHSERKFQAALLSGPPPLGPGAPPVERLRAFGCALLRRSIDELDLLLAGEPSAERRHTFPPRRFLRHHVALLLREAVPDADSELLSHTLMAYLDAALIHHLTRQCGLPAERVREGWLDLVARVTRTEAPAPGAVPPAVAPSA; encoded by the coding sequence ATGTCCGCCGCCCCGCCGCCCTTCCCGCAGCCCCAGGAGAACGCCGGTCCGCCCGAGCTGCTGCAACTCGGCACCGGGACCGCCGAGGACGAGCCCTGCCTGCGCGCCGACGCCGCGCGCAACCGCGCCCGGCTCCTGGAGGCCGCCGAGCGGCTGGTGGCCGAGCACGGCGCGGGCGCCCTCACCATGGAGGCGGTGGCCGCCGCGGCCTGCGTGGGCAAGGGCACGGTCTTCCGCCGCTTCGGCGACCGCACCGGACTCCTCGCGGCACTGCTCGACCACTCGGAGCGCAAGTTCCAGGCCGCGCTCCTGAGCGGTCCGCCGCCGCTGGGCCCGGGCGCACCTCCGGTCGAGCGGCTGCGGGCCTTCGGCTGCGCGCTGCTGCGCCGCTCCATCGACGAACTGGACCTCCTCCTGGCCGGGGAACCCAGCGCCGAACGCCGCCACACCTTCCCGCCGCGCCGCTTCCTGCGCCACCATGTGGCCCTGCTGCTGCGGGAGGCCGTGCCGGACGCCGACAGCGAACTGCTCTCGCACACCCTCATGGCCTACCTCGACGCCGCCCTGATCCACCACCTCACCCGGCAGTGCGGGCTGCCCGCCGAACGCGTGCGGGAGGGCTGGCTCGACCTGGTCGCGCGGGTCACCCGCACCGAGGCCCCGGCCCCCGGGGCCGTGCCCCCGGCCGTCGCGCCGTCGGCCTGA
- a CDS encoding LacI family DNA-binding transcriptional regulator produces the protein MVQIPNPPPSDPSAPRSVPTSADVARLAGVSRATVSYVLNNTGAVRISEPTRRRVREAARELGYVPHAAARSLRAGHSRMVLMPAPSFPAGPLYSRFLSELQWALGRLDYTVVQYGTVGLRGDEAARAWAELRPVAVLAPGSDLGPQGVEVLKRSGARAIVTLGPEAVDGAHALLTDQAGVGRGATRHLYDRGRRRIGVVVPAEGGLDVFSAPRLAGAREAVSGTGATVTELPLAYDEGDAARLAARWRPLGLDAVFAYNDEYAMLLMRALQDEGLDIPGHAAVIGADDLMLGRLLRPRLSTVHLELPAGRDLAALVDRAVHDPGAAPERHKVLGATVVHRESS, from the coding sequence ATGGTGCAGATACCGAATCCACCGCCCTCCGACCCCTCCGCACCGCGCTCCGTGCCCACGAGCGCCGATGTGGCCCGGCTGGCCGGTGTGTCGCGCGCGACCGTCTCCTACGTCCTCAACAACACCGGCGCCGTACGGATCAGCGAACCCACCCGCCGCCGCGTCCGCGAGGCCGCCCGGGAACTGGGCTACGTCCCGCACGCCGCGGCCCGCTCACTGCGCGCCGGGCACAGCCGCATGGTCCTGATGCCGGCGCCGTCCTTCCCCGCCGGCCCGCTCTACAGCCGGTTCCTCAGCGAACTCCAGTGGGCGCTCGGCCGCCTCGACTACACCGTCGTCCAGTACGGCACCGTCGGCCTGCGCGGCGACGAGGCCGCCCGCGCCTGGGCCGAACTCCGCCCGGTCGCCGTCCTCGCACCCGGCTCCGACCTCGGCCCCCAGGGCGTGGAGGTCCTCAAACGCTCCGGCGCCCGGGCGATCGTCACCCTCGGTCCCGAAGCCGTCGACGGAGCGCACGCGCTGCTCACGGACCAGGCGGGCGTCGGCCGCGGCGCGACCCGCCACCTGTACGACCGCGGACGCCGCAGAATCGGGGTCGTCGTGCCCGCGGAAGGCGGCCTCGACGTCTTCTCGGCGCCGCGCCTCGCGGGCGCCCGCGAGGCCGTGTCCGGGACCGGCGCCACCGTCACCGAGCTGCCCCTCGCCTACGACGAAGGGGACGCCGCCCGCCTCGCGGCGCGCTGGCGCCCCCTGGGGCTCGACGCGGTGTTCGCGTACAACGACGAGTACGCGATGCTGCTGATGCGGGCCCTCCAGGACGAGGGCCTCGACATCCCCGGCCACGCCGCCGTGATCGGCGCCGACGACCTGATGCTGGGCCGGCTGCTGCGGCCCCGGCTGAGCACCGTCCACCTGGAACTGCCCGCCGGCCGCGACCTGGCCGCACTCGTCGACCGGGCGGTGCACGACCCCGGCGCCGCGCCCGAACGCCACAAGGTGCTGGGCGCCACGGTGGTGCACCGGGAGTCGAGCTGA
- the trxA gene encoding thioredoxin → MTSTVELTKENFDQTVTDNEFVLIDFWAEWCGPCKQFGPVYEKAAEANPDLVFGKVDTEAQPELAQAFGISSIPTLMIVRDQVAVFAQPGALPEAALTDVIGQARKLDMDEVRKAVAEQQAQAGQDGQEGQ, encoded by the coding sequence ATGACCAGCACCGTGGAACTCACCAAGGAGAACTTCGACCAGACGGTCACGGACAACGAGTTCGTGTTGATCGACTTCTGGGCGGAGTGGTGCGGTCCGTGCAAGCAGTTCGGGCCGGTCTACGAGAAGGCGGCGGAGGCCAACCCGGACCTGGTGTTCGGCAAGGTGGACACCGAGGCGCAGCCCGAGCTGGCGCAGGCCTTCGGCATCAGTTCGATCCCGACGCTGATGATCGTGCGGGACCAGGTGGCCGTGTTCGCACAGCCGGGCGCGCTGCCGGAGGCGGCCCTCACCGACGTGATCGGCCAGGCCCGGAAGCTGGACATGGACGAGGTCCGCAAGGCGGTCGCCGAGCAGCAGGCCCAGGCCGGGCAGGACGGCCAGGAAGGCCAGTAG
- a CDS encoding dihydrolipoyl dehydrogenase family protein: protein MTQSDSLTYDVVVIGAGPVGENVADRTRAAGLSTAIVESELVGGECSYWACMPSKALLRPVLARADARRLPGLAQAVQEPLDAAAVLARRDEFTSHWKDDGQVQWVEGIGADLYRGQGRLAGPRTVEVAGPDGARRTLTARHAVAVCTGSAAALPPLPGLAEVRPWTSREATSAERAPGRLIVVGGGVVAVEMATAWQALGSRVTMLVRGDGGLLARMEPFAGELVAEALTEAGVDIRSGVSVESVTRENGTVVAVTDTGDRLEADEILFATGRTPRTGDIGLDTVGLKPGSWLPVDDSLRVEGSDWLYAVGDVNHRALLTHQGKYQARIAGAAIAARASGVPILESDPWGAHAATADHDAVPQVVFTDPEAASVGLTLAEAEQAGHRVRAVDVPIAVAGSSLYGDGYKGRARMVVDLEEEIVRGVTFVGPGVGEMIHSATIAVAGRVPISRLWHAVPSYPTISEVWLRLLETYRDN, encoded by the coding sequence ATGACGCAATCGGATTCCCTCACGTACGACGTCGTCGTGATCGGCGCGGGCCCCGTCGGCGAGAACGTCGCCGACCGCACCCGGGCGGCCGGACTGTCCACCGCGATCGTGGAGAGCGAACTGGTCGGCGGCGAATGCTCCTACTGGGCGTGCATGCCCAGCAAGGCCCTGCTGCGCCCGGTCCTGGCCCGCGCGGACGCCCGCCGCCTGCCCGGCCTCGCCCAGGCGGTCCAGGAACCCCTCGACGCCGCGGCCGTCCTCGCCCGCCGGGACGAGTTCACCTCGCACTGGAAGGACGACGGCCAGGTCCAGTGGGTCGAGGGCATCGGCGCCGACCTGTACCGCGGACAGGGACGGCTCGCCGGACCGCGCACCGTGGAGGTGGCCGGTCCCGACGGCGCCCGCCGGACCCTGACCGCCCGGCACGCCGTCGCCGTCTGCACCGGCAGCGCCGCCGCCCTGCCCCCGCTGCCCGGACTCGCCGAGGTACGCCCCTGGACCAGCCGCGAGGCCACCAGCGCCGAGCGCGCGCCCGGCCGGCTGATCGTGGTCGGCGGCGGAGTCGTCGCCGTCGAGATGGCCACCGCCTGGCAGGCCCTCGGCTCCCGGGTGACGATGCTGGTCCGCGGCGACGGCGGCCTGCTCGCCCGCATGGAGCCGTTCGCCGGGGAACTGGTCGCCGAGGCGCTCACCGAGGCCGGCGTGGACATCCGCAGCGGCGTCTCCGTCGAGTCCGTCACCCGCGAGAACGGCACCGTCGTCGCCGTCACCGACACCGGCGACCGCCTGGAGGCCGACGAGATCCTCTTCGCCACCGGCCGGACGCCGCGCACCGGCGACATCGGACTGGACACCGTCGGCCTGAAGCCGGGTTCCTGGCTGCCGGTCGACGACAGCCTCCGCGTGGAGGGCAGCGACTGGCTCTACGCCGTCGGCGACGTCAACCACCGCGCCCTCCTCACCCACCAGGGCAAGTACCAGGCCCGCATCGCCGGTGCCGCCATCGCCGCCCGCGCCTCCGGGGTGCCGATCCTGGAGTCCGACCCCTGGGGCGCGCACGCCGCGACCGCCGACCACGACGCCGTGCCCCAGGTGGTGTTCACCGACCCCGAGGCCGCGTCCGTCGGCCTGACCCTGGCCGAGGCCGAGCAGGCGGGACACCGGGTCCGCGCCGTCGACGTCCCCATCGCGGTGGCCGGGTCGAGCCTGTACGGCGACGGCTACAAGGGCCGCGCCCGCATGGTGGTCGACCTGGAGGAGGAGATCGTCCGCGGCGTCACCTTCGTCGGCCCGGGCGTCGGCGAGATGATCCACTCCGCGACGATCGCCGTCGCCGGCCGGGTACCGATCAGCCGCCTGTGGCACGCGGTCCCGTCGTACCCGACGATCAGCGAGGTGTGGCTGAGGCTGCTGGAGACCTACCGGGACAACTGA
- a CDS encoding peptide deformylase, with translation MGTPSDRAPLAERVEELLAVGGPLPIVAAGDPVLRRAAEPYDGQLAPAIFERFVEALRLTMHAAPGVGLAAPQVGVGLRVAVIEDPAPVPDEVRVARGRVPQPFRVLVNPSYEPVGAGRAAFFEGCLSVPGWQAVVARHAEVRLRARDEHGRAVDEVFAGWPARIVQHETDHLDGTLYLDRAEPRSLASNAAMAELWSQPTPRRAASALGFELPGPAA, from the coding sequence ATGGGAACTCCGAGTGATCGTGCCCCGCTGGCCGAGCGGGTCGAGGAACTGCTCGCCGTCGGCGGCCCGTTGCCGATCGTCGCGGCCGGGGATCCGGTGCTGCGCCGTGCGGCCGAGCCGTACGACGGGCAGTTGGCGCCCGCGATCTTCGAGCGGTTCGTCGAGGCACTGCGGCTGACCATGCACGCGGCGCCCGGCGTCGGCCTGGCCGCGCCGCAGGTCGGGGTGGGGCTGAGGGTCGCGGTGATCGAGGACCCGGCGCCGGTGCCGGACGAGGTGCGGGTGGCGCGGGGGCGGGTGCCGCAGCCGTTCCGGGTGCTGGTGAACCCGTCGTACGAGCCGGTCGGCGCCGGGCGGGCCGCGTTCTTCGAGGGGTGCCTGAGCGTGCCGGGCTGGCAGGCGGTGGTGGCGCGCCACGCCGAGGTGCGGCTGCGGGCACGGGACGAGCACGGCCGGGCGGTGGACGAGGTGTTCGCGGGCTGGCCGGCCCGGATCGTGCAGCACGAGACGGACCACCTCGACGGCACGCTGTACCTGGACCGGGCCGAGCCGCGCTCGCTGGCCTCGAACGCGGCGATGGCGGAGCTCTGGTCCCAGCCGACGCCGCGGCGGGCGGCGTCGGCGCTGGGATTCGAGCTGCCCGGCCCGGCGGCCTGA
- a CDS encoding tetratricopeptide repeat protein, whose protein sequence is MDMTYYDHGTPAERWERARMFFDAKDYAAAARVLDGLVAQVPEQTGPRLLLARSYYHSAQLRRAEAELRVVVERDPVEHYARLMLGRTLERQGRQEEADAQLRIASALAGDFAEL, encoded by the coding sequence GTGGACATGACGTACTACGACCACGGAACGCCGGCGGAGCGCTGGGAGCGCGCGCGGATGTTCTTCGACGCCAAGGACTACGCCGCCGCGGCGCGCGTCCTGGACGGACTGGTCGCGCAGGTGCCCGAGCAGACCGGCCCCCGGCTGCTGCTGGCGCGCTCGTACTACCACTCGGCCCAGCTGCGGCGGGCGGAGGCCGAGCTGCGGGTCGTCGTCGAGCGCGATCCCGTCGAGCACTACGCCCGGCTGATGCTGGGCCGCACCCTGGAACGACAGGGTCGGCAGGAGGAGGCCGACGCCCAGTTGCGGATCGCCTCGGCCCTCGCGGGCGACTTCGCGGAACTCTGA
- a CDS encoding pirin family protein, protein MSNLDREAVPSLCGGRGFVVTEPVRELLSPRNVKLGESTEVRRLLPNLGRRMVGAWCFVDHYGPDDIADEPGMQVPPHPHMGLQTVSWLHEGEVLHRDSTGSLQTIRPRQLGLMTSGRAISHSEESPRPHARLLHGAQLWVALPDAHRHTDPRFEFHAELPRVTAPGLAATVLLGTLDTATSPGTTYTPLVGADLALTGGTDVRLPLERDFEYAVLAMSGEAHVDGVPLVPGSMLYLGCGRDGLPLRADSDAGLMLLGGEPFDEELIMFWNWIGRSQEEIEQARRDWTEGSRFGEVKGYDGAPLPAPELPAVPLKPRGRLR, encoded by the coding sequence ATGAGCAACCTTGATCGCGAGGCCGTACCCAGTCTCTGCGGCGGCCGCGGCTTCGTGGTGACGGAGCCCGTACGGGAACTTCTCAGCCCTCGCAACGTCAAGCTCGGCGAGTCCACCGAGGTCCGCCGACTGCTGCCCAACCTGGGCCGGCGCATGGTCGGCGCCTGGTGCTTCGTCGACCACTACGGCCCCGACGACATCGCCGACGAGCCCGGCATGCAGGTGCCACCGCATCCGCACATGGGCCTGCAGACGGTGAGCTGGCTGCACGAGGGCGAGGTACTGCACCGCGACTCCACCGGCAGCCTGCAGACCATCCGCCCGCGCCAGCTGGGCCTGATGACCTCCGGCCGCGCGATCAGCCACTCGGAGGAGAGCCCGCGCCCGCACGCGCGCCTCCTGCACGGCGCGCAGCTGTGGGTGGCCCTCCCGGACGCGCACCGCCACACCGACCCGCGCTTCGAGTTCCACGCCGAGCTGCCCCGGGTCACCGCCCCGGGCCTGGCCGCCACCGTGCTCCTCGGCACCCTCGACACCGCCACCTCGCCCGGCACCACGTACACCCCGCTCGTCGGCGCCGACCTGGCCCTCACCGGCGGCACGGACGTACGCCTGCCGCTGGAACGGGACTTCGAGTACGCCGTACTGGCCATGAGCGGCGAGGCCCACGTCGACGGCGTGCCCCTGGTGCCGGGCTCGATGCTCTACCTCGGCTGCGGCCGCGACGGGTTGCCCCTGCGGGCCGACTCGGACGCGGGGCTGATGCTCCTGGGCGGCGAGCCGTTCGACGAGGAGCTGATCATGTTCTGGAACTGGATCGGACGGTCCCAGGAGGAGATCGAGCAGGCCCGCCGGGACTGGACGGAAGGCTCCCGGTTCGGGGAGGTGAAGGGCTACGACGGTGCTCCGCTGCCCGCACCGGAACTGCCGGCGGTGCCGTTGAAGCCGCGGGGCAGGCTGCGCTGA
- a CDS encoding PP2C family protein-serine/threonine phosphatase, which produces MPSSGGSDDSGTSWQWRETSVLLVEDDPGDALLVEELVADSTVKMDLRWVRSMAEAREALAVQRPDCVLLDLNLPDTQGLEAVSGIRVHADQVAVVVLTGLAEEETGLAAVAAGAQDYLVKGRVEPELFGRAVRYAIQRKQAEQAAVALQASQMQAQENARLERGLLPRPLLHDATVDVVTRYRPGRAHALLGGDLYDIVQSTDGAVHALIGDVSGHGPDEAALGVALRIAWRTLVLSGVTGAEQIARLEEILVAERGGPQVFATLTSLTRRPGEPHVRMIRAGHPGLLLRTGDRVEWVEVDGGPALGVVPDAARWPVQELKVPQDAALVLFTDGLFEGHIGRGRERLGEERLLHMAREVATLPPDAFVDELIERAESLAESQGGLADDVAVLHLRWK; this is translated from the coding sequence GTGCCCTCGTCCGGCGGGAGTGACGACTCGGGGACATCCTGGCAATGGCGGGAGACCTCGGTTCTGCTGGTCGAGGACGACCCGGGGGATGCCCTGCTGGTGGAGGAACTCGTCGCCGACAGCACGGTGAAGATGGACCTGCGCTGGGTCCGTTCGATGGCCGAGGCACGCGAGGCGCTCGCGGTCCAGAGACCCGACTGCGTCCTCCTGGATCTGAACCTGCCGGACACCCAGGGCCTGGAAGCGGTGTCCGGCATTCGAGTCCACGCCGATCAGGTCGCCGTCGTCGTGCTCACCGGCCTCGCGGAGGAGGAGACAGGACTGGCGGCGGTCGCGGCCGGGGCCCAGGACTACCTCGTCAAGGGGCGTGTCGAGCCCGAGCTGTTCGGGCGGGCGGTGCGCTACGCGATCCAGCGCAAGCAGGCCGAGCAGGCGGCCGTGGCCCTGCAGGCGAGTCAGATGCAGGCTCAGGAGAACGCCCGGCTGGAGCGCGGCCTGCTGCCCCGCCCCCTGCTGCACGACGCCACGGTGGACGTCGTGACCCGCTACCGGCCCGGCCGCGCGCACGCACTGCTCGGCGGCGACCTGTACGACATCGTGCAGAGCACCGACGGCGCCGTACACGCGCTCATCGGCGACGTCTCCGGACACGGGCCCGACGAGGCGGCCCTCGGTGTCGCACTGCGCATCGCCTGGCGCACCCTCGTGCTCAGCGGCGTCACCGGCGCCGAACAGATAGCCCGGCTGGAGGAGATCCTGGTGGCCGAGCGCGGCGGACCGCAGGTCTTCGCCACGCTGACGAGCCTCACCAGACGACCGGGGGAACCGCATGTGCGGATGATCCGTGCCGGGCACCCCGGACTGCTGCTGCGCACCGGCGACCGAGTGGAGTGGGTGGAGGTCGACGGCGGTCCCGCGCTGGGCGTCGTACCCGATGCCGCGCGCTGGCCGGTGCAGGAACTGAAGGTGCCGCAGGACGCGGCCCTGGTGCTGTTCACCGACGGGCTCTTCGAGGGACACATCGGCCGTGGCAGGGAGCGGCTGGGCGAGGAAAGGCTGCTGCACATGGCGCGGGAGGTGGCGACCCTGCCCCCGGACGCCTTCGTCGACGAGCTGATCGAGCGGGCCGAATCACTTGCGGAGAGCCAGGGCGGCCTGGCCGACGACGTGGCCGTGCTGCACCTGCGCTGGAAATGA
- a CDS encoding sensor histidine kinase has protein sequence MGRRLTVQGWFQVVLALMVLMVVGGSVVGARLLEETSDVTDRLTDRLQPAQTETYRLQAALINQETGARGYAIAGDRQFLAPYTQGKAEETRAAARLRELIGDQPRLLADLEAVERQAADWRRTYAEPLVADVSSGEPRTSVRATVERGKKVFDEIRDAWETQNADLAEAVADGKEDLAGARTDRNVILGAMVVVFLLAGGVLAVLIKVLVDRPVQALGEASRRVSDGDFDHVILGGGPADLAAVADAVEGMRQRIVAELDASHRQQEVLTRQTADLDAQAVELRRSNAELEQFAYVASHDLQEPLRKVASFCQLLEKRYGDELDDRGRQYIDFAVDGAKRMQVLINDLLTFSRVGRLNDARVEVDLDQVLTKALANLDTAITETGAHVERPERLPKVVGDPMLLGMVWQNLVGNAVKFRHPDRVPKVGITCEEDADSPGTWRLCVTDNGIGIPEEFAEKVFVIFQRLHGRDAYGGTGIGLALCKKIVEHHGGHIRLDTGHTGGTRICFTLPSGGGTADGTDSHTEDKTLS, from the coding sequence ATGGGCCGGCGGCTGACGGTGCAGGGCTGGTTCCAGGTGGTCCTGGCGCTGATGGTGCTCATGGTGGTGGGCGGCAGCGTCGTGGGTGCCCGGCTGCTGGAGGAGACGTCGGACGTCACCGACCGGCTGACCGACCGCTTGCAGCCGGCTCAGACGGAGACGTACAGACTGCAGGCGGCGCTGATCAACCAGGAGACCGGGGCGCGCGGTTACGCCATCGCCGGCGACCGCCAGTTCCTCGCCCCCTACACGCAGGGCAAGGCGGAGGAGACCCGGGCGGCGGCGCGGCTGCGTGAGCTGATCGGGGACCAGCCCCGGCTGCTCGCGGACCTGGAGGCGGTGGAGCGCCAGGCGGCCGACTGGCGGCGCACCTACGCCGAGCCGCTCGTGGCCGACGTGTCCTCCGGCGAGCCCCGAACGTCCGTCCGGGCCACGGTTGAGCGGGGGAAGAAGGTCTTCGACGAGATCCGCGACGCCTGGGAGACCCAGAACGCGGACCTTGCCGAGGCCGTGGCGGACGGCAAGGAGGACCTCGCCGGGGCACGTACCGATCGCAACGTGATCCTCGGTGCCATGGTGGTGGTCTTCCTGCTGGCCGGTGGGGTTCTGGCCGTCCTCATCAAGGTGCTGGTGGACCGTCCCGTCCAGGCCCTCGGCGAAGCCTCCCGCCGGGTGAGCGACGGTGACTTCGACCATGTGATCCTCGGTGGCGGGCCGGCCGACCTCGCCGCGGTGGCGGACGCGGTCGAGGGCATGCGGCAGCGGATCGTCGCCGAGCTCGACGCCTCCCACCGCCAGCAGGAGGTACTCACCCGGCAGACCGCCGACCTGGACGCTCAGGCAGTGGAACTGCGCCGTTCCAACGCCGAACTGGAGCAGTTCGCCTACGTCGCCTCCCACGACCTGCAGGAACCGCTGCGCAAGGTGGCCTCCTTCTGCCAGCTGCTGGAGAAGCGGTACGGCGACGAACTCGACGACCGCGGCCGGCAGTACATCGACTTCGCCGTCGACGGGGCCAAGCGCATGCAGGTACTCATCAACGACCTGCTCACCTTCTCGCGGGTCGGGCGCCTCAACGACGCCCGGGTCGAAGTCGACCTCGACCAGGTCCTCACCAAGGCCCTGGCCAACCTGGACACGGCCATCACGGAGACCGGCGCACACGTCGAACGACCGGAGCGGCTCCCCAAGGTGGTCGGCGATCCGATGCTGCTGGGCATGGTCTGGCAGAACCTGGTCGGCAACGCCGTCAAGTTCCGGCACCCCGACCGCGTCCCGAAGGTCGGGATCACCTGCGAAGAGGACGCGGACAGCCCCGGTACCTGGCGACTGTGCGTCACCGACAACGGCATCGGCATTCCCGAGGAGTTCGCGGAGAAGGTCTTCGTCATCTTCCAGCGGCTGCACGGCCGGGACGCCTACGGCGGCACCGGCATCGGACTGGCCCTGTGCAAGAAGATCGTCGAACACCACGGCGGTCACATCCGGCTCGACACCGGCCACACCGGCGGCACTCGCATCTGCTTCACCCTGCCCTCCGGCGGCGGCACCGCCGACGGCACCGACTCCCACACCGAGGACAAGACCCTGTCATGA
- a CDS encoding response regulator: MTTYDATPIDVLLVEDDPGDELMTREAFEDNKIGNTLHVVRDGEEALDFLYRRGRHAEAPRPDLILLDLNLPKYDGRQVLEKIKSDQDLSDIPVVVLTTSSAEEDILRSYKLHANAYVTKPVDLDQFIAAVRQIDDFFVQVVRLPRRPA; encoded by the coding sequence ATGACCACCTATGACGCCACCCCCATCGACGTGCTCCTCGTCGAGGACGACCCGGGCGACGAGCTGATGACCCGCGAGGCGTTCGAGGACAACAAGATCGGCAACACCCTGCACGTCGTGCGGGACGGCGAGGAAGCCCTCGACTTCCTCTACCGACGTGGCCGGCACGCCGAGGCCCCGCGGCCCGACCTCATCCTGCTCGACCTCAACCTGCCCAAGTACGACGGGCGTCAGGTGCTGGAGAAGATCAAGTCCGATCAGGATCTGAGCGACATCCCCGTCGTGGTGCTCACCACCTCGTCGGCCGAGGAGGACATTCTCCGCAGCTACAAGCTGCACGCGAACGCCTACGTCACCAAGCCCGTCGATCTGGACCAGTTCATCGCCGCGGTCCGCCAGATCGACGACTTCTTCGTGCAGGTGGTACGCCTGCCCCGGCGCCCGGCCTGA